The Crassostrea angulata isolate pt1a10 unplaced genomic scaffold, ASM2561291v2 HiC_scaffold_147, whole genome shotgun sequence genome window below encodes:
- the LOC128169550 gene encoding uncharacterized protein F54H12.2-like — MCGMDNLELFQVPPTNIALEESKWMEYYPISSTLDSDTAPIEFDIQGQGDEYIDLSQTYLQIVCKFTKADGGNLTGVNGISTPVNNIIHSLFSEIDLTLNGKIVTPGTDTYPYKAYLEKLLSYRPETLDSQMFACSLWEKDTAGKMDDCDIANAALGKTQYDVANDKITITAANMALAYPAGSENDGLRKRHNIVADGKEITLIDRLYLDLFQQDKFIPNGVDIRLRFNRTKSDFYMMTKAGSTGKIKLLNVLLWVRKVRPTAAVLNTVNERLNVETAKYPLRRVDVKTFTIPTGTQSKISDHLFQGQMPKRIVLGLVGNDAFNGTTNKNPFNFKNCKVKRLDVTINGETISTRPYEPDFENDLYLRSYLSLYQGLGKFGADWAPGISFDEYKDGYTLWCIDFTKDQEAQLDKFHLIETGNLRIEIQFAENTAETLNCLVYAEFDNVLEINKQRKVSMLLI, encoded by the exons ATGTGTGGGATGGACAATTTAGAATTGTTCCAGGTTCCCCCCACCAACATAGCCTTGGAAGAATCGAAATGGATGGAATATTATCCCATTTCCAGTACCCTCGATTCCGATACAGCTCCCATTGAATTCGATATTCAGGGACAGGGAGACGAATACATAGATCTCTCACAgacttatttacaaatagttTGTAAATTCACGAAAGCCGATGGCGGTAATTTAACGGGAGTAAATGGAATATCCACTCCCGTGAATAACATCATACATTCTTTGTTCTCAGAAATCGATCTCACTCTGAATGGTAAAATCGTTACCCCAGGAACAGATACCTATCCTTACAAAGCCTATTTAGAGAAATTACTTTCTTACAGACCCGAAACCTTAGACTCTCAAATGTTTGCTTGCAGTCTGTGGGAAAAAGACACGGCAGGAAAAATGGATGATTGTGATATAGCGAATGCAGCTCTAGGTAAAACTCAATATGATGTGGCTAATGACAAAATCACCATAACTGCTGCAAATATGGCACTGGCCTATCCAGCCGGTTCTGAAAACGACGGGTTGAGAAAGCGCCACAATATCGTCGCCGACGGCAAAGAGATTACTTTAATCGATCGTCTGTATCTAGATCTCTTTCAACAGGACAAATTCATTCCCAACGGAGTAGATATTCGTTTGAGATTTAACCGAACAAAGTCTGATTTTTACATGATGACTAAGGCAGGGAGTAcaggaaaaataaaacttctgAACGTGTTACTGTGGGTCAGAAAAGTCAGACCTACTGCAGCCGTGTTGAATACTGTCAACGAGAGGTTGAACGTAGAAACGGCCAAGTATCCCCTAAGACGGGTAGACGTTAAAACGTTCACCATTCCTACAGGAACCCAATCCAAAATCAGCGATCATCTGTTTCAAGGGCAAATGCCAAAACGAATCGTTTTGGGTCTGGTAGGTAATGACGCTTTCAATGGCACTACCAACAAAAATCCGTTCAATTTCAAAAACTGCAAAGTCAAAAGATTAGATGTCACCATCAACGGAGAAACCATCAGTACCCGACCCTATGAGCCGGATTTCGAGAACGACTTGTATCTCAGATCTTACTTGAGTCTGTATCAAGGACTGGGAAAATTCGGTGCCGATTGGGCCCCAGGAATTAGTTTCGACGAGTATAAAGACGGCTACACCTTGTGGTGTATAGATTTCACCAAAGATCAGGAGGCACAGCTAGACAAGTTTCATCTGATTGAAACAGGAAATTTGAGAATCGAAATTCAATTTGCAGAAAACACGGCAGAAACTCTGAATTGTTTAGTCTACGCTGAATTTGATAACGTGCTAGAAATCAACAAACAAAGAAAA GTGTCTATGCTCTTGATATAA
- the LOC128169549 gene encoding uncharacterized protein LOC128169549, whose translation MGHPEIITENFEEISNYFGLIQCQVLPPRGLYHPVLPYRTGGKLLFPLCRTCAQKLCQDSQYRCQHTDSERCITGTWVTSELQKALECGYQLKKIYEVWHFPEKSQDLFRSYIDTFLKIKQEASGYPPECDTEEQRVAYIRDIFDREKLMLNPIEIEKNPVKRTIAKLFLNCLWGKFAQRLQLPKIEYLKEEEQLTRMLQDSTLEIKGVELFNNLEQPERDLILINYLEKQDFIEDCPFGNVVLAAFTTAHARLHLYDTLEKLGDRVLYFDTDSIIYQHVEGLYNPTIVNSLGGWTDELEGGHITKFMSGGPKNYAFETDTGKSVQKVKGLTLNHRASQIVTMKALEKMIFKELDEVTVTYPHKIQRTKRHELLTKHFTKKYQIVYDKRQIIDDFKTLPFGN comes from the coding sequence ATGGGTCATCCAGAAATCATCACGGAGAATTTTGAGGAGATTTCTAATTATTTCGGGTTGATTCAATGTCAGGTTTTACCCCCTCGGGGTCTCTATCATCCCGTTTTACCCTATCGTACCGGAGGAAAATTATTGTTTCCCTTATGTCGTACTTGTGCCCAAAAACTTTGTCAAGATTCTCAGTATCGCTGTCAGCATACAGATTCTGAACGCTGTATCACGGGAACTTGGGTGACTAGCGAACTTCAAAAAGCCTTAGAATGCGGATAccagttaaagaaaatttacgaAGTGTGGCATTTTCCAGAAAAAAGTCAGGATCTCTTTCGAAGTTACATTGACacgtttttgaaaatcaaacaggAAGCCTCTGGATATCCCCCCGAGTGCGACACCGAGGAACAACGGGTAGCTTACATCCGCGACATATTTGATCGAGAGAAATTGATGTTGAACCCTATAGAAATCGAGAAAAATCCCGTGAAACGAACTATTGCCAagttatttttgaattgtttgtgGGGAAAATTTGCTCAGCGCCTTCAATTACCTAAAATCGAATATTTGAAAGAAGAAGAACAATTGACGAGAATGTTACAGGACAGCACTCTTGAAATCAAAGGAGTTGAGTTATTTAACAACTTAGAACAACCCGAACGCGATCTGATTTTGATTAATTATCTGGAAAAACAAGATTTCATCGAAGACTGCCCCTTTGGAAACGTGGTGTTAGCTGCTTTTACTACTGCTCATGCTCGTTTACATTTATACGACACCTTAGAAAAATTAGGAGATCGGGTTCTTTACTTCGATACCGACAGTATTATTTATCAACACGTAGAAGGCTTGTATAATCCTACTATAGTCAATAGTTTAGGAGGATGGACCGACGAATTGGAGGGAGGTCATATTACCAAATTCATGTCTGGTGGCCCTAAGAATTATGCGTTTGAAACAGATACTGGAAAAAGCGTGCAAAAAGTCAAAGGCCTTACTTTGAATCATCGAGCTTCTCAAATCGTAACCATGAAGGCTTtagagaaaatgatttttaaagaattggatGAAGTGACGGTCACTTATCCTCATAAAATCCAGAGAACCAAGAGACATGAATTATtgaccaaacattttactaagAAATATCAAATTGTATATGATAAACGGCAGATCATTGATGATTTTAAGACTCTTCCTTTTGGTAATTAA